A section of the Falco rusticolus isolate bFalRus1 chromosome Z, bFalRus1.pri, whole genome shotgun sequence genome encodes:
- the TNPO1 gene encoding transportin-1 isoform X1, producing MEYEWKPDEQGLQQILQLLKESQSPDTTTQRAVQQKLEQLNQYPDFNNYLIFVLTKLKSEDEPTRSLSGLILKNNVKAHFHNFPSGVTDFIKSECLNNIGDSSPLIRATVGILITTIASKGELQNWPELLPKLCSLLDSEDYNTCEGAFGALQKICEDSAEILDSDVLDRPLNIMIPKFLQFFKHSSPKIRSHAVACVNQFIISRTQALMLHIDSFIENLFALAGDEEPEVRKNVCRALVMLLEVRMDRLLPHMISIVEYMLQRTQDQDENVALEACEFWLTLAEQPICKDVLCRHLTKLIPVLVNGMKYSEIDIILLKGDVEEDEAIPDSEQDIRPRFHRSRTVAQQHEEDGIEDDDDDDDELDDDDTISDWNLRKCSAAALDVLANVFRDELLPHILPLLKELLFHPEWVVKESGILVLGAIAEGCMQGMIPYLPELIPHLIQCLSDKKALVRSITCWTLSRYAHWVVSQPPDTYLKPLMTELLKRILDSNKRVQEAACSAFATLEEEACTELVPYLAYILDTLVFAFSKYQHKNLLILYDAIGTLADSVGHHLNKPEYIQMLMPPLIQKWNMLKDEDKDLFPLLECLSSVATALQSGFLPYCEPVYQRCVNLVQKTLAQAMLHNAQPDQYEAPDKDFMIVALDLLSGLAEGLGGNIEQLVARSNILTLMYQCMQDKMPEVRQSSFALLGDLTKACFQHVKPCIADFMPILGTNLNPEFISVCNNATWAIGEISIQMGIEMQPYIPMVLHQLVEIINRPNTPKTLLENTAITIGRLGYVCPQEVAPMLQQFIRPWCTSLRNIRDNEEKDSAFRGICTMISVNPSGVVQDFIFFCDAVASWISPKDDLRDMFCKILHGFKNQVGDENWRRFSDQFPLPLKERLAAYYGV from the exons atGAACCAACACGTTCCTTGAGTGGTCTCATCTTGAAGAATAAtgtaaaagcacattttcacaACTTTCCCAGTGGTGTAACTGACTTCATTAAAAGCGAATGTCTGAACAATATTGGTGATTCCTCCCCCTTAATTAGAGCTACTGTAG GCATTTTGATAACAACCATTGCTTCAAAAGGGGAGTTACAGAATTGGCCTGAACTCTTACCAAAGCTTTGCAGCCTGTTGGATTCTGAAGATTACAATACCTGTGAG ggtGCTTTTGGCGCTCTTCAGAAGATATGTGAAGATTCTGCTGAAATTTTAGATAGTGATGTATTGGACCGACCACTCAATATCATGATACCTAAGTTCTTGCAGTTCTTCAAGCATAGCAGTCCAAAAATAAG GTCTCATGCTGTTGCATGTGTCAATCAATTTATCATCAGCCGAACTCAAGCTCTTATGTTGCACATCGATTCTTTTATTGAG AATCTGTTTGCACTTGCTGGTGATGAGGAGCCTGAAGTGCGCAAAAATGTTTGCCGTGCTCTGGTAATGTTGCTGGAAGTTCGAATGGATCGCCTGCTTCCACATATGATTAGTATAGTTGAG TACATGCTTCAAAGGACCCAGGACCAAGATGAAAATGTGGCTTTGGAGGCTTGTGAGTTTTGGCTGACTTTGGCTGAACAGCCGATTTGTAAAGACGTATTATGTCGGCATCTTACTAA GCTGATACCTGTGCTGGTAAATGGTATGAAATATTCAGAGATCGATATTATTCTGTTGAAG GGGGATGTTGAAGAAGATGAAGCTATTCCAGACAGTGAGCAAGACATACGACCTCGTTTTCATCGTTCACGGACAGTGGCTCAGCAGCATGAAGAAGATGGTATTGAAGATGATgacgatgatgatgatgaacTTGATGATGATGATACTATTTCTGACTGGAATTTAA GAaaatgttctgctgctgctctagATGTCCTAGCCAATGTGTTTCGTGATGAACTTCTGCCACACATCTTGCCCCTTTTGAAGGAATTGCTTTTCCATCCTGAATGGGTAGTTAAAGAATCTGGTATCCTTGTTCTTGGAGCAATTGCAGAAG gcTGCATGCAGGGTATGATTCCATATCTTCCTGAGCTGATCCCTCACCTTATTCAGTGCCTCTCCGACAAAAAGGCTCTTGTGCGCTCCATTACATGCTGGACTCTTAGTCGCTATGCACACTGGGTAGTTAGTCAACCCCCAGACACATACTTGAAGCCATTAATGACTGAGTTGCTAAAGCGTATCCTGGATAGCAACAAGAGAGTACAGGAAGCTGCCTGCAG TGCCTTTGCTACTCTAGAAGAGGAGGCTTGTACAGAGCTTGTTCCTTATCTTGCATATATACTTGACACTTTGGTCTTCGCATTTAGTAAATACCAGCATAAAAATCTGCTCATTCTTTATGATGCGATAGGAACTCTAGCAGATTCTGTAGGACATCATCTAAATAAACCA GAGTATATTCAGATGCTAATGCCTCCATTAATCCAGAAGTGGAACATGTTGAAGGATGAAGATAAAGATCTCTTCCCTTTATTAGag tgccTGTCGTCAGTTGCTACTGCCTTGCAATCTGGCTTCCTTCCATACTGTGAACCTGTGTACCAGCGTTGTGTAAATCTGGTACAGAAGACACTTGCACAAGCCATG TTGCATAATGCTCAGCCAGACCAATATGAGGCTCCAGATAAAGATTTCATGATTGTGGCGCTTGATTTACTCAGTGGTTTAGCTGAAGGACTTGGAGGCAACATTGAACAGCTAGTGGCTCGCAGCAATATCCTGACACTAATGTACCAATGCATGCAG GATAAAATGCCTGAGGTACGGCAGAGTTCTTTTGCGTTGTTAGGTGATCTGACAAAGGCCTGTTTTCAGCATGTTAAACCTTGCATTG CTGATTTCATGCCAATTTTGGGAACCAACCTAAACCCTGAATTCATTTCTGTGTGTAACAATGCCACGTGGGCAATTGGAGAAATCTCCATCCAGATGG GTATAGAGATGCAGCCTTATATTCCAATGGTGTTGCACCAGCTTGTAGAAATAATTAACAGACCAAACACACCAAAGACGTTGTTAGAGAACACAG CAATAACAATTGGTCGTCTTGGTTACGTTTGTCCTCAAGAGGTGGCCCCCATGCTACAGCAGTTTATAAGACCCTG GTGCACCTCTCTGCGAAACATAAGAGACAATGAGGAAAAGGATTCAGCGTTCCGTGGGATATGTACCATGATCTCGGTCAACCCTAGTGGAGTAGTCCAA gactttatttttttttgtgatgctgTTGCATCGTGGATTAGCCCAAAAGATGATCTCCGAGACATGTTCTGTAAG ATTCTTCAtggatttaaaaatcaagttgGGGATGAGAATTGGAGGCGTTTCTCTGACCAGTTTCCTCTTCCCTTAAAAGAGCGCCTTGCAGCTTACTATGGAGTTTAA